One genomic window of Desulfovibrio aminophilus DSM 12254 includes the following:
- a CDS encoding PilZ domain-containing protein, which translates to MTERRKHERVTLDAPLFCDVTPGDGRAFVAIVRDVCLGGLRLELPPDGYLPAPGERLRISDCDECVAWVLDGLDAEVAWVGGGHCGLRLVRPELLDAVTLRRIREDCCLD; encoded by the coding sequence TGACCCTGGACGCGCCCCTTTTCTGCGACGTGACCCCAGGGGACGGCAGGGCCTTCGTGGCCATCGTGCGCGACGTCTGCCTCGGCGGCCTGCGTCTGGAGCTGCCGCCGGACGGCTACCTGCCCGCGCCCGGCGAACGCCTGCGCATCTCGGATTGCGACGAGTGCGTGGCCTGGGTGCTCGACGGCCTGGACGCCGAGGTGGCCTGGGTGGGCGGCGGGCACTGCGGACTGCGCCTCGTGCGGCCGGAGCTGCTGGACGCCGTGACCCTGCGGCGCATCCGCGAGGACTGCTGCCTGGACTGA